In Plasmodium cynomolgi strain B DNA, chromosome 2, whole genome shotgun sequence, the genomic window AGTGTGACACGTGTTTATCATGTCATAATGagtttaaaaagggggaaaggaaaacgtaaaaaatggggatatACACTTAAATAAATTCAGCTTATACAAagcataataaatataatatatatacacgcatATTCGAACATTATATTGAAGCAAAAATTAACGCGATGTTGCAGCGAAGAGGGAGCTAAAACGTGACCCCGTTGTGTGATTTTTGCTTTTACTTGCAGCTTCACCACCCGTCGCAAGTTAATTTTACGAatcacaaaaaggtgaaaaggaaaaaatgggacatgtgtcaaaagggggggaaaaaaaaaaaatattctctcGCGCACTTTCTTTTCctgcaccctttttttttttcattttactccCTTTGGAAAAGGTtgaccaattttttttttccatttttttggaactgCGCTGATATTGTAGAGCTCCAAAAAGGACGCGTTTTGGGGGTGATATCACACCGTCAGGTTGGTTACTTTGTAAACAATCacgggcatttttttttgcagacttaaaaaaaggtacctTCATGGCGTTAAAATGggcacacatatacatacaacatatatgtgcgtaCTTGCGTGGcgtcttttaaaaattttccccggacggagaaaaaaaataaaaacgttaCTACATGAAATACCATCACACAGGATTAaaaaggttttaaaaaaaaatccttcaaGAGTGAATGGccataaaaaattcaaattacgaaaaaaatgtatcgcaaaaatgttgaaaaggTGTTGCCCATTTTCAAATAGAGCAAATAGTAACGGTGAATACATCATGCTATTCATGCGCAAGTGGGTGTTACACCCACAGGAACAACAGTATGGGAGAGAAGGGAtctctctcccttttcttcaaataaagTTTCACAAACGAGGAATGGTCGTTCATGTGGCTCATCTATTGGGTGAAGATGAAGGAATTTCCTTCCTCTCATGACTAATtcagcacaaaaaaaaaaaaaaaaaaggcgcacatATTGGATGTCCAATTTAGCTGGGACGGGTCCCCCCTTTGAGGAGGTCCCCGAAAATGTCGTGGgcttgaaaaattaaagatatCACAGTGACGTTGACGGAATTGCCAACCAATTTGTACTTTTGCCTGTTTGTCAAAAATGGTGGAAATTTAAATTCGTGACAGGAGCAGGGTGCAGTCCGTTCGTCTTGGAGTTTTCCATGGGTAGATTCGCCACCGCAACACACTCCATCATTTGGTGATTTTCTCACAGGATTCTCTGCCAAATGAAGCCCTTCATTGAACAAACAAGTGTCGCTATGGCTATTAGCACAGTAGTGCACACTATACGTGTAGGCGCACATATGGTTAATGTGGTCCATGTTCCAGTAGATATTTCCGactctgttttttttgttttcgctGCCCTCCGTATTAGCCCTGCTGGTACGCATCTTATAACCCATCAGTCTGCATATCTCTACGGGGGTAAAGTACCGCACtctgtttttatatttgctcatttgtttgATTATTTCTCCGTGGTGAGGCTTATCCGGGTTGGGCTGTTCGCTGGAGTGGCCCTCGTGGGAGAAGTCGTCGTGGGAGAAGTTGTCGCGATAGAAGTCGTCCCTGCAGGAGCCGTCGCGCGAGGGGTGGTCTCCCATGTGGGCTTTTGTCATACGCCCACTCTGTGCATGCCCACATCCCGTTTCTCTGCCACTTGAGGGGGACCCCCCTCTGCGCCTGGAGAAGTAGAGAACCGAGCCGGATCCGTTAATATACCTCCCATAGTTAGACGTGAAGCACATGGAATGCAATTTGTTCGAGTTAATCAAGTCCTTCAAGTATCCCTGATTTGGGAGGTCCTTTATGGCTTCACTTTTCTCGACATAATAACGACCCCCGTCGAAGCAGCACACATTCCCATTTCGGTTTATATCGATCATGTCAAAACAGAATGACGAGCATGTTGTCAGGGTACTGTTCGCAACTTCGTGTTCCTCCAATGTCCCATTAGTTAAGTTTATCTCTCCTTTTGTGTAGCACGTTATTGGGTACTTTTCATTATGGTCCAAGAATGTGGCCAAGCTGGGGGTGTAAAAAGAGTATTTGGGGGAAGGCCTAAAATTGGGGTTGTTTTCAAATGCGGGGATGATACACTTGGCTGGCATAAGTGAATTGCTGTATAGTGGGGTTGTCCCTCCACTGGGAAAGCATTCCCATGATGTAAGATCAACCAAGTTGTGCTTCCTCCTACATATGCAATAAAAACGAAGACGCTCATTCGGTATGCCATACTGTAGGGGAGACAAAAGGTAGGTCTGGAAATTATAATTCTCCTTAACTgaatttatgaaataaaaaaaggaagtggaTAATTCAAAATTTCTGACATTCtcgataaaaatatattttggcaaattttcttcttttacctttttcagCAAATTGCAAATGTGGATAAAACTTCTTGACCGTTCATCCTTTTCGATTTGTAGGGAGCTTAAGGCTTTGTCTAGGTTTAGCTTATCCACGTGGAACTGGTCTGCTCTTTGGGGGGGTTCCCACAATACTTTATCgtaatcgttttttttatttatccatTTGAAGGGGATGTCTCCCATACCGTTACACTTTGGGGTGGCAAAGTGGGCCTTATCATCTGTATCACTGCTTGCATTCGCACCACAAGTTTGGGTGAACAAATTATTCATATGATCCGATTTGTCTAAAGGGGAGGGAgaacttccattttgctttttttttccccccagaGGAGAATCCTCTGCTGCGCAGTAGGCGTACTTTTTGAATAACTCATCCAAATTGATCTGCTGGAATTTCTTATTCTGTCTGGTGTACGGCTGACATGGATTCGATATTAgcagaatgaaaaatttgtggTAATCGAGAAAATGTTCGTCCAGGTTATTTATATCTGTTTGAaggatgtaatttttatcttcgACGAAGGGGACCTCTTTCATGTTGTTCCTTCCTCCGTTGTGCGCCCCTTCGGGGGGCGTTTCCCTCTGGGTTCGCCGCTCTCCTTGAcactctttaaaaaatttgtcgatatattttttttgtgttaggTAGATCGAATTTTCCTCGAAGTTGTGGTAGTGTGTTTGATTCGCTAGGTAGTTAAGATCTATCGATATGAAGCGAACTGCGTCATTGAAAAGGTTGGCACAGATGGGAACATCCTCTTTTGTAGCTTCCCCTTTGAGGGTGCCTTTTTCTGCCCTCTCGTGGACGCAATTTATTAGGGCTTGTAGCATGCTGTAGTGTAGCCCCCCTATTCCACTATAAAGGTCTAACACTTTTATGTTTCCCATGGGGCTGATTTGAGCGTTGATTACTAACTGGGGCACCGGAGCTGCAGCAGCTGTTCATGTTTCTTCCGCGTAGGTTTAGTAGTACGTCTAGGCACCATCTTTCgtttacgtaaaaaaaatggagagccCAATgtatgctcttttttttgttcaccactGGGAGAGCGCCTTTGGCGAGGAAGCAAATGTAGTAGGAACCGAATGGATGGACTTCCCTTAAGCCCACGCAGCAGATGCTTCGAAATGGGCACTGTCGTGAGGGAACCAACCAATGCGTGGAAGCGCCCTGCGATTAACCAGTAGAGGTGCGGGGCTGAGAAGAGTTCCTCCAAATGGTGTACTCTGTATGGGGGGAGAGTACCTCGTATGGGTGCAAGAACAAGTTCGTCAAAAAGGGTAAACTTAAGCGAATCCGCGTGGGGCCACCTTCGAAGTAATTTGATAACCGATTGGCAACTGTGCAGCGAAGCAACTCCGGAAGAGTCCCCTTCCCAGTGAACCCTCGTCGCGAAAAATTACAGCCCAATTACTTCACAGTATCAACAAATTTGTACGCACGTGGCGAACTAAATTTACGAGAGTCCAGCTCTCCCCCTCTTTTGGGTCAATGTGGTGCCATCCCCCGATAGGATTTTTTACTTACTCCCACAGTTCACCCCCATTTCGCTCCCGTTTCTTCCGCTGAGTTCCCCAAAGGAGGCACAAAGTGTAGCTCCATGAGCATTATCGTGCAGGGTGTAATATGcggtgcaaaaaaaggtgaacatgGTGAAACACAAACGCACAAGCATAATATGGTATGGCTAAACAACGTTACGCCGTAAGAAAGGCCATACATaaaactgtaaaaaaaaaaaaaaaaaaaaaaacttcaagcGAAGATACACGTATGTATGGATATATCACAACTTTGCAGCCCTTATTGTTCCTTcactttgttattttttcccttggcTCATTCGAGGAGGCATACATTATCTCCCCTGCTGACGCGCTTACGAAATAGCTATTTAGAGGCGTTCTCTAGGAAAACGAGTCACCAAGCGTAAACTGAGCAAACACGCACTTTTTGATAGTAGTGGCTCACCCTTCGCACATACAGCCAAAAAGAATCGCACCGTTGCCGCCTCAACTTCTTGACCTGATACCCCCACCCTTcgaagcgaaaaaatgttCTCAACAAGGTAGCACACGATTGGGGAGATAGCCAGCGGGAGGGCAGCACATACACTCGTATGAATGCGTACCGACTTCTTAGCTTTAAGTCCGATGGCTATAGAGTAGCACACTTGCATACGCATCTTATGTCACACGTTTGCCATGCTCACCCTCTGTgtgttttcactttttcgtGCACTTTTAGGAGCGAGTACGACCGGGGAGTAAACACCTTTTCGCCAGAAGGCAGACTTTTTCAAGTGGAGTACGCGCTGGGCGCTATAAAGGTAGGTgcaaagggagggaaaaaaaaaaagaagaagatgcaAAGAGTGAGATGGGATGGTATATGAGATGAGGTCACCACGGGCGTATCCCTAACCTgcagaatttttaaaaatgtgcatgtaGAGTGTAGCCGAGTGAGGGAATGCCCCCCGCATGCGGAC contains:
- a CDS encoding DNA (cytosine-5)-methyltransferase-like protein 2 (putative); translation: MGNIKVLDLYSGIGGLHYSMLQALINCVHERAEKGTLKGEATKEDVPICANLFNDAVRFISIDLNYLANQTHYHNFEENSIYLTQKKYIDKFFKECQGERRTQRETPPEGAHNGGRNNMKEVPFVEDKNYILQTDINNLDEHFLDYHKFFILLISNPCQPYTRQNKKFQQINLDELFKKYAYCAAEDSPLGGKKKQNGSSPSPLDKSDHMNNLFTQTCGANASSDTDDKAHFATPKCNGMGDIPFKWINKKNDYDKVLWEPPQRADQFHVDKLNLDKALSSLQIEKDERSRSFIHICNLLKKVKEENLPKYIFIENVRNFELSTSFFYFINSVKENYNFQTYLLSPLQYGIPNERLRFYCICRRKHNLVDLTSWECFPSGGTTPLYSNSLMPAKCIIPAFENNPNFRPSPKYSFYTPSLATFLDHNEKYPITCYTKGEINLTNGTLEEHEVANSTLTTCSSFCFDMIDINRNGNVCCFDGGRYYVEKSEAIKDLPNQGYLKDLINSNKLHSMCFTSNYGRYINGSGSVLYFSRRRGGSPSSGRETGCGHAQSGRMTKAHMGDHPSRDGSCRDDFYRDNFSHDDFSHEGHSSEQPNPDKPHHGEIIKQMSKYKNRVRYFTPVEICRLMGYKMRTSRANTEGSENKKNRVGNIYWNMDHINHMCAYTYSVHYCANSHSDTCLFNEGLHLAENPVRKSPNDGVCCGGESTHGKLQDERTAPCSCHEFKFPPFLTNRQKYKLVGNSVNVTVISLIFQAHDIFGDLLKGGTRPS